In one window of Candidatus Cetobacterium colombiensis DNA:
- the xseB gene encoding exodeoxyribonuclease VII small subunit has protein sequence MKKDSFEYNINEIDIIIDKLDKGELSLDESIKEYEKAMKLLKKSSDILNKAEGKIIKVTSEDEKIHLEVDIDA, from the coding sequence ATGAAAAAAGATAGTTTTGAATATAATATTAATGAAATTGATATAATAATTGATAAATTAGATAAAGGAGAGTTATCTTTAGATGAATCAATAAAAGAGTATGAGAAAGCTATGAAACTATTAAAAAAATCTTCAGATATTTTAAATAAAGCAGAAGGAAAAATAATAAAAGTAACTTCAGAAGATGAAAAAATTCATCTAGAGGTTGATATAGATGCTTAA